A region of Kribbella sp. NBC_01245 DNA encodes the following proteins:
- a CDS encoding VOC family protein produces MTENATTISNYFGYRDASAAIDWLGRAFGFETTMRFDVEDGSVGHSELRLGDAAIVVFTDQEGYERPPRKGETYGFGTYLTLPDEAQVDKIHAQAVDAGATTVWKPELTEWGNYRCRVLDLEGFEWTFGTHRPGQPAEW; encoded by the coding sequence ATGACTGAAAACGCGACCACCATTAGTAACTACTTTGGCTACCGCGATGCGTCTGCCGCCATTGATTGGCTGGGGCGGGCGTTTGGGTTTGAGACGACGATGCGATTCGACGTCGAGGATGGGTCGGTCGGGCATAGCGAGTTGCGGCTCGGCGATGCGGCGATCGTTGTGTTCACCGATCAGGAGGGGTACGAGCGGCCGCCGCGGAAGGGGGAGACGTACGGATTCGGGACTTACCTCACGCTTCCCGACGAGGCGCAGGTCGACAAGATCCATGCGCAGGCGGTCGACGCGGGCGCCACCACTGTGTGGAAGCCCGAGCTGACCGAGTGGGGGAACTACCGCTGCCGGGTGCTCGACCTCGAGGGATTCGAGTGGACCTTCGGTACGCATCGGCCCGGGCAACCCGCCGAGTGGTGA
- a CDS encoding transglutaminase-like domain-containing protein — MTLDYRTPGPFTTFDPGQIPLTQGLPDDPVGICQAVQSLVIQPYDATPAGVPDDRIDERNLRPVNAIVDALTAIDPTPLTIPRPKEKRVVGCCRHFVTLATALMRERGIPARARAGFGTYFNPEKNFDHWIVEYDDGERWVRIDAEHLGHGYVAEPADLAPGEFLTGGEAWALYREGKADGMTFGVVGTDHAWGPGEIRGNVIRDLAALNKWEPLNWDEWGRITDSYEGKTGADYDDLIDRIAAACARDEPSELEEVYAAEELTLPDSFR, encoded by the coding sequence ATGACGCTGGACTATCGAACGCCCGGGCCGTTCACCACCTTCGACCCCGGCCAGATCCCTTTGACACAAGGCCTTCCCGACGATCCGGTCGGGATCTGCCAGGCTGTGCAGAGCCTGGTCATCCAGCCGTACGACGCGACGCCCGCCGGGGTGCCCGATGACCGGATAGACGAGCGGAACCTGCGTCCGGTCAACGCGATCGTCGACGCGCTGACCGCCATCGATCCGACACCGCTGACCATTCCGCGGCCCAAGGAGAAACGGGTGGTCGGCTGCTGCCGGCACTTCGTCACCCTCGCGACGGCCCTGATGCGCGAGCGAGGTATTCCGGCACGCGCCAGGGCCGGCTTCGGGACGTACTTCAACCCCGAGAAGAACTTCGACCACTGGATCGTCGAGTACGACGACGGCGAGCGGTGGGTGCGGATCGACGCGGAGCACCTCGGTCACGGGTATGTGGCGGAGCCGGCCGATCTCGCGCCGGGCGAGTTCCTTACCGGGGGTGAGGCCTGGGCGTTGTACCGCGAGGGCAAGGCCGACGGGATGACCTTCGGCGTAGTCGGTACGGACCACGCCTGGGGTCCGGGTGAGATCCGCGGCAACGTCATCCGCGATCTCGCCGCGTTGAACAAGTGGGAGCCGCTGAACTGGGACGAGTGGGGCCGGATCACCGACTCGTACGAAGGCAAGACCGGTGCCGACTACGACGACCTGATCGACCGCATCGCCGCCGCCTGCGCCCGAGACGAGCCGTCCGAACTAGAGGAGGTGTACGCCGCTGAAGAGCTGA